The Oculatellaceae cyanobacterium genome includes the window AAATTACCAATAACTATTCAAGGTTAAATATTAGTTTCTTGCAACATCTATTTTTATCAATATTTGTAGAGTTGTATTATAATTTATGAAATTATTTACGGCTTGCTATCATCACACAAATTTTTTAGTCAACGCTATTACTCAATTACTGAATTTGTTGCCAAAAAGGTTAGCAATGAATAGTCAGAAAGTTCTTTTTTCTGTTGATAGAATTCCCAGCATTCTTGTTGGTGTTCGTTTGGCGATCGCACCTCTACTGATGCTGGATGCGCTGGATCACAATACTACAATTTGGTTCGTTGTTGGCTATATTATTGCAATTTTGTCTGATATCTTTGATGGCATCATTGCCCGTCGATTAGGAGTCAGCACAGTTGAACTTCGGCAAGCAGATAGCTGGGCAGATATCTTTCTGTTTATTTGCCTTGCTATTAGCACATGGTTAGTTTATCCTCATGTGTTGATTGATTTTAAAATTCCTTTGTTTTTGGCTCTAGCTGCTCAACTAATTTTATTTACCATCAGTTTAATTAAATTTAAAAAACTTCCTAGTTTTCATACTTACACTGCCAAAACTTGGGGACTGATGCTGTTGATTGCTACTGTAAGCTTATTTGGGTTTAACTATGATGAACCCCTGTGGCTGCCGATTATTTTTTGTTGGATAAACAGCATAGAAGAGATAGCAATGACATTGCTATTGCCAGAATGGAAATGCGATGTTTTGAGTATCTTCCACGCTTTAAATCTGCGCCGCGATTTGCTCCAGTGATTTACAAACATCAAAACAACGACTTAATAAATTTAAAATCAAACATTTCTTTGGCTATATTATTTCAATTATTGTCACAATAAATTCCCTAAAAAGATAACGAGGGCGCGATCGCGCTTATGGGAAACTATTTTTATGATGCTCTAAAGAACCCGCCTTGGAAATAAATCAACTTAATCTGTTTGAAGATAATAACAACCTACTCGCTCCCAGAGCCGATAAGCTCGTGATGAGCCAGGATAGTTTGCAGCAGTGGAAGGAGAGGGTTTTCCAGTATCAGCAACAAGTCAGACACAACCCGCCTCCGCAACAAGCCAGCCTTTTTGACCTTGCTGCTGTGCATTGTGAATCGGATAGTATTGACCCCTTCAGCCTGAAGTTGCAACCATCGCAGTTTTACCGAATGTCTGAACAGGGAGATGCAGTCTGCATTTATTTTGTTATTGACAACGCGCTGCCCATCCTTTTATATGTGGGAGAAACCAAACGCACCCCTAAACAGCGCTGGATCACCCATGATTGCCAGAACTACATCGCGCAGTACATTGAGTTGCATCGTCGCTACCAGCTAGATGTGGCAGTATGTACCGCATTCTGGTGGCATACTCCAGCAGATAGGAAAGCACGACAAAAGTTAGAGCGAGAGTTAATTTTGAAGTGGCGATCGCCATTTAATAAAGAGAATTGGGAACTATGGGGGCAACCTTTTAAAAAATAAATTTATTTTTAATTTGAATTAATTAACTACCTTTATTATGTTCGCTAGCCATTGCTTTCCATGAAATTGACTCAACCTTATCAACCCCTCCTGCTTCGCATTCTGCATGGGTTCACTGGTCTGTTTCTAGTGGCTGCAATATTAACAGCTTTTTGGACTTACGATACCTATGATGGGCGTTGGGGAAGAATTCCATTACCTACCTATCGAGATATAGAAGGTGTACATGGCACTTTTGGTTTATATACCTTGCTGATATTTCCCTTTTTTGTACTCTACGCATTTCATCGGGGGCAGAGGCGGCTGATTCAGCCCGACTCCTTAGCTAAATTAGCTTCATTTGGTAAACCCATTTGGTGGTATACGTTAAACCGTTTTACTAATACGTTTGCCCTCATTGCATTAACATTTGCGGTGTTTAGCGGCAAGATGATGGATGAAACCTGGCTGCCCAAGGGAGAATTAAATCACGCCTGGTATTATGCTCACTTAATTGCATGGGTGATTATGGTGATAGCAATTGCTCTTCACCTGTTAATGAATGTCAAAGTTGGTGGAGTTCCACTACTGCTATCTATGCTCAACTGGCGCTGGAGAGACAAAGATAGCCCTACTCTGTGGCCTGCCCATCTCGCGAGATGGTGGTCAAGTCTACTACAAGGTTCAAGGGAGAACTGGTTCCAATCCCCTCAGATTTTAGTATGGTTAGAAAGTGCTATCCTGTTCGCCGTTATTGCTGCCTGGATTATTCCGCTATTTAAATAAATTAAGGGTAAGGATTATAGGTGTTAAGAAATATTGCGCGCTCCAGTATCATAAACAAATCCAAAAGTTACTATGTCTTCTTCTAGTTCTACCTTTTTCAGTTAAACGACAAACATAAATCAAGGATTACTTTGTTTAATCCAGTTTTAGCAGATGCGCCGTTTTTTAAATGTTTTTCTGTGAGAGCAAAAGACGATAGCATGACTTGTATAGAATCAGATATTAACTCCTCAGATTACTGGCAAGCTAAAGGTTGTGAACTTTGCGCGATTGAGCAGTATCATGAAGCCATCTCGGCATTCGATCTGGCATTGAGCTTTGAGTCAAATGATTGCCGTACTTGGAATTATCGCGGCAATGCTTTAAGTGCTTTACATCGGCAAGCCGAAGCGTTGAGTTGTTACGACAAAGCCACTGCGCTTTCTGGGAGCTATCATCAAGCTTGGTTTAATCGAGGATTGCTGCTTTCTGAAATAGGAGCTTATGGATCTGCTCTCGCATCCTACGATCGCGCTATCAAACTATATCCTGATTCCCGCTACCTTCATGCGAGAGCGGGTATTGGGATAAAACAGAAGCTGGTTCTCTTTGCTTTTTAAACAATTTTCCGGGGGCGACCAAGCTCTAGTTAATCTAAAAGGAGCAAGCGGAATTAAGCCGCACAGGGGGGTGGGTTTCTTTATTTACATCACTACCTCGGTGTCTAAACTCCAGTAGAATAAGTGCTCACTTCCGTTTCAGATTCTCTCAAGCTCAGGTGAGCTTTTGTCCAGTATTTGTGACTCTAACGGGGCTTGAGCAGCAAACCGACTAAAACGTCCGCGTTGAGTAAAAAAACTTAATTATTGTGATAGCGATGCTTAGATTGCTTCTACTTTCTTGTGTAATTGTTGTGAGTACAACCGTATTAGGAGCATGCGCTATGCCTGGTAAGGGGGTTAAAAGTCAACAAGACAAGATAGCAACTAGCTCAGAAAGTAACAATTTGAATATCAGTCGAAATGTCAATGAACTAAAAAAGTACATTACGCTGCCCTATTCACCTCAAGCTGTAGTCTGGCTTACTGAAATTAAGGGTAGTAATACCAGTACAGTTCCTGGGCCAACAGATTGGAGCCTGACGGCTGTGTTAACTTTTCGCCCAGAAGATGCTAAAAAGATAGTCTCCGCATCCTCTCTTGCGTCGCCAGCCGTATTCGGTACAGTAGAACTGATGGAATGGTTTCCCCCAGATGTTAAAGCGCAAGTTTTGAAAGACCCTAGCACTAAGCAATACACGATTAAAGGCAAAATGTATAGCGCGAACGCTTTCTACAAATTGTCATTGATAAATGGCTTCTTATTGCAGCTCGACAAAACCTCACAGTTTATCCTTGTTCTATACACCATGTAAGAGAAATTGATGTTCAAGTAGTTGTGCAGTGACAAGATTGAGAGGATAAACTAATGCCACGAGACAATAAGACCTATATTGATGCCGCCCTCTCAATGCAGCAGGCAGCAGAAGCCTTCTTCAAAGCTGTAGAAGAGCATGAAGAAGCATTTTGGGCAGTGCAGCAATTTGAAGATGTGCCGCTAGTTCCAGGTGTTGAGAACAGAACTTGGCAATTATGGGATTGTGTTATGCAGATGTCAGCACCCAAGAAATAAAATCACCAACAGTACTTACGCAACTGGCGAGTGCGATCACTAATGAGTATTTTATGAATTCGCCAACAGTATCGAGATACGTGCAATTTCTTATCATATCGGACTCAAGCTCATTGCAAACCTGGCTTTCAACAGTTGCTCAAGAACAAAGCTGCTCGTATTGAATAGCTGATTGTCACGCAGCTATTCAAGATGAACAGCTATAGTGCGACACGCCACCCGTGTTAAAAAACGCATTAGGTCTTAGACGATAGTATTTATCTTCTACGTCTTGTGATTGCTCATCATATGGATAGCTAAGGACTTCTTGCAACTCTTTAACTAAAGTATAGTCACCCTGCATGGCTTGTTGGTAGGCAGGGGCAATCAACCACTCTCGCCATGTGTATTTTGGGTTCGTCTGTTTCATCTTTATCGATATCTCAGCCAAATTGCCGTCGTTAATGACGAGGTCGCGCCAGCTTAAGAGCCAAGATTGCCATTGTTCATCAAGTTGTGGTGAAGTTTTAACGTAGAAGCTTTTTTTCAATGCTGAGATATTATCTGGTATATGGGATAACTCGCGGAAGAAAATGGTGTAATCTACCTCTGAGTCAGTCATTAACTGCATTAATTTTTCAAATAGCTTTGGGTGATATTCAGTCAAGCCAAGTTTGTCCGCCCACATTTTTTGGATTTGTTTTTGCATGGCTTCTGAAAAGCCGCGGCCTACTTGGTCGAACTGTTCTAACGCTTCAGCATCTTCTTTCAGTAGCAGTCTCACAGATTTCCAAAACATGTAATAATTTGCTTCTGCTGCAATGGGCTGATTGAAGAATGAAAAGTGCTCGCCGCCACCAGTCCAAGGTTGAAACCAAGGGTCAAATTTTTCACAAAATCCAAAGGGGCCATAGTCTAGGGTAAAGCCTCCAGCAGCGCAGTTGTCACTGTTAAAATTACCCTGGCAATAACCAACACGTAGCCAATTAGCCACCAGTGAAGTGAGACGCTGGCGAAATAGCTTAGCCAACTCAACTAATTGATCGGCAAAACCAAGGCTTTGATTAATGTCGCTTTTGTACTCTCGCTCAATTAAGTGCGACACTATCATGCTCAACTCTTGTAATGCTTTTGGATGAGCATTGCTGCGAGTGCGGCGGGCAAATAACTCTAGCTGACCAACGCGCAAAAAGGAGGGTGCAACGCGAGTTGAAATGGCCACAGGATTGTCCACCAAAACATCAGGGTCAATAGAGTAGGAGTCTTGAGAATACCAAGGCCGGGTAACAGTAAAAGATTTAGAAACATACAGTGTCAAAGAGCGCGATGTTGGCACACCTAACGCTTGCATATAGTCTTGCGCTAGAAACTCACGCACACTTGACCGGAGGACAGCGCGCCCGTCGGCACCCCGGCAATAAGGCGTTGGGCCACCCCCTTTCAATTGCATTTCCCAGCGCTGTCCATTGATGATTCCTTCAAATACAGATATTGCTCGACCATCGCCATAACCATTACCTGTACCAAATGGACATTGTTGGGTATATTCGGTGCCATAAATCGATAGGGCATAACCCGTCGCCCAGCCCACCTGACGCATCGGCTCATGGGCAGCAGAGAGATCACCAGAAAATACACGGCGAAATTTTTCATTAAGCGCCAGTCCATCGCTCAACCCAAGTTCCTTAAAAAAAGTGCGGCTATGAGCTACATATTCTGGGTCTGCAAGCGGTGTGGGTGTCACAGGTACGAAATGACCAGAAAAAACCTGGCGGGCCCGGTGATCATCACCATCTACAGTGGCATCAGGATCGGCATTTAAGGTATCCATCAGAGAATAATCCGCCAATTGCACAAACTCATCGAAGGTCGTTACACAAGACTCAGCACAGGGTTTAGATGGATACGACATTTTTGCTAGCGCCGATATTGTCGGGAAGGATTCATATTTAATTGTAAGCGTAAATATTTAATATGAAGAGAGGTGATTGTTAAGCTACTTTTTCCGACTCAGGCAACACAAACTCTAGCCATTTTTCCGACCACTCTTGACTCACCATGCTGGCTCGAATTTGCAAAACATGGTGTGCCCCTTCTCGATTCCATTGCATTTTCTGTTCCCGCTTGTGTCTAGCATTGATGATTGAATCGATATGGGATTCTGCCACTTGACTGGTGAATACTAAATTGGCTTTCTGCCGCTCGTGATAATTTACCAGCTTGAGTTTAAAGGTATATTTTCTAATATTTAAGTCTGGGCAAGGTTAAAAATTGAAACCAACAGTAAAATCGTTCTCAAATGCTTTCTGGTTAATACTTTTCGCAATCGAGAACGATTTTACTTATTAGTTAACCCGTTTGAAGTGAGCCTATTTCGCTCAAAAACGAGTCCTTTTTAAAATTAGTTTTTAACTATAATAGCCAGTTAAAACTGCTTAAACTCTTTACAGAGTAACGAATGTATGATTTAAAGCTAGTTTTTTTATGCTGTTACAAAAGGTTGAATTGTTATTAGCTTTAACGATTTGACGTAGCATTGTTTTAGCTACTACCTTTTTGTGCTTTTATATTTAATTAACCGACACACCGCGATCGCGGTGTTTGATAGATGATTTGTAACATTACTCAAAATACTCATTGTTGCGATCACGGTGTAAATTAGGCAAAATTATGAGTTGTATTACTGATCAATTAAGCCCTTAAGT containing:
- a CDS encoding protein adenylyltransferase SelO family protein → MSYPSKPCAESCVTTFDEFVQLADYSLMDTLNADPDATVDGDDHRARQVFSGHFVPVTPTPLADPEYVAHSRTFFKELGLSDGLALNEKFRRVFSGDLSAAHEPMRQVGWATGYALSIYGTEYTQQCPFGTGNGYGDGRAISVFEGIINGQRWEMQLKGGGPTPYCRGADGRAVLRSSVREFLAQDYMQALGVPTSRSLTLYVSKSFTVTRPWYSQDSYSIDPDVLVDNPVAISTRVAPSFLRVGQLELFARRTRSNAHPKALQELSMIVSHLIEREYKSDINQSLGFADQLVELAKLFRQRLTSLVANWLRVGYCQGNFNSDNCAAGGFTLDYGPFGFCEKFDPWFQPWTGGGEHFSFFNQPIAAEANYYMFWKSVRLLLKEDAEALEQFDQVGRGFSEAMQKQIQKMWADKLGLTEYHPKLFEKLMQLMTDSEVDYTIFFRELSHIPDNISALKKSFYVKTSPQLDEQWQSWLLSWRDLVINDGNLAEISIKMKQTNPKYTWREWLIAPAYQQAMQGDYTLVKELQEVLSYPYDEQSQDVEDKYYRLRPNAFFNTGGVSHYSCSS
- a CDS encoding GIY-YIG nuclease family protein, translating into MSQDSLQQWKERVFQYQQQVRHNPPPQQASLFDLAAVHCESDSIDPFSLKLQPSQFYRMSEQGDAVCIYFVIDNALPILLYVGETKRTPKQRWITHDCQNYIAQYIELHRRYQLDVAVCTAFWWHTPADRKARQKLERELILKWRSPFNKENWELWGQPFKK
- a CDS encoding tetratricopeptide repeat protein, producing the protein MFNPVLADAPFFKCFSVRAKDDSMTCIESDINSSDYWQAKGCELCAIEQYHEAISAFDLALSFESNDCRTWNYRGNALSALHRQAEALSCYDKATALSGSYHQAWFNRGLLLSEIGAYGSALASYDRAIKLYPDSRYLHARAGIGIKQKLVLFAF
- a CDS encoding CDP-alcohol phosphatidyltransferase family protein yields the protein MKLFTACYHHTNFLVNAITQLLNLLPKRLAMNSQKVLFSVDRIPSILVGVRLAIAPLLMLDALDHNTTIWFVVGYIIAILSDIFDGIIARRLGVSTVELRQADSWADIFLFICLAISTWLVYPHVLIDFKIPLFLALAAQLILFTISLIKFKKLPSFHTYTAKTWGLMLLIATVSLFGFNYDEPLWLPIIFCWINSIEEIAMTLLLPEWKCDVLSIFHALNLRRDLLQ
- a CDS encoding cytochrome b/b6 domain-containing protein, whose translation is MKLTQPYQPLLLRILHGFTGLFLVAAILTAFWTYDTYDGRWGRIPLPTYRDIEGVHGTFGLYTLLIFPFFVLYAFHRGQRRLIQPDSLAKLASFGKPIWWYTLNRFTNTFALIALTFAVFSGKMMDETWLPKGELNHAWYYAHLIAWVIMVIAIALHLLMNVKVGGVPLLLSMLNWRWRDKDSPTLWPAHLARWWSSLLQGSRENWFQSPQILVWLESAILFAVIAAWIIPLFK